A genomic stretch from Erigeron canadensis isolate Cc75 chromosome 9, C_canadensis_v1, whole genome shotgun sequence includes:
- the LOC122581736 gene encoding integrin-linked protein kinase 1-like isoform X3, with the protein MDRAAQLKRGISRQFSTGSMKLSAKFSFKRQNSLDPRSNNVRFSLGRQSSLDPIRRNPNTKDELSLPGNLDSTMQLLFVACKGDVQGVKDLLDEGVDVNSIDLDGRTALHIAACEGHVDVVQFLLSRKANIDARDRWGSTACADAKYYGNVETYNILKARGAKVPKTRKTPMSVANPREVPEYELNPLELQIRKSDGISKGTYQVAKWNGTKVSVKILDKDSYSDPESINAFKHELTLLEKVRHPNVVQFVGAVTQNVPMMIVSEYHPRGDLSSYLQKKGRLSPSKALRFALDIARGINYLHECKPDPIIHCDLRPKNILLDSGGQLKVAGFGLIRLSKISPNKARLARPVTIDQTNLYIAPEIFKDELFDRGVDAYSFGLILYEMMEGIQPFHPKVPEEAVKLMCVDVKRPSFKIKSKYYPPDLKELIEECWCPDLSIRPCFSEIIVRLDKIVGNCSKNGRWKDAFKLPWL; encoded by the exons atggacaGGGCAGCACAATTGAAACGTGGAATATCGAGACAATTCTCAACAGGATCAATGAAACTAAGCGCGAAATTTAGTTTCAAACGACAAAACTCATTGGATCCACGTAGTAATAACGTACGGTTTAGTTTAGGGAGGCAGTCGTCGTTAGACCCGATAAGAAGGAACCCGAATACGAAAGACGAGTTGAGCTTGCCAGGAAACCTTGATTCCACAATGCAATTGTTGTTTGTGGCGTGTAAGGGAGATGTTCAAGGGGTTAAAGATTTGCTTGATGAAGGTGTGGATGTGAATAGTATTGATCTTGACGGCCGTACGGCTTTGCATATTGCTGCTTGTGAAGGACATGTTGATGTTGTTCAGTTTTTGTTGAGTAGAAAGGCTAACATTGATGCCCGTGATCGTTGGGGCAGCAcg GCATGTGCAGATGCCAAGTACTATGGTAATGTagaaacatataatatattgaaGGCTCGTGGGGCCAAAGTTCCG AAAACCAGAAAGACGCCGATGTCTGTTGCAAATCCTCGAGAGGTTCCTGAGTACGAGCTCAATCCTCTTGAGCTTCAGATCCGCAAAAGTGATGGGATCTCAAAG GGAACTTATCAGGTTGCAAAATGGAACGGCACAAAAGTATCTGTAAAAATACTAGACAAAGATAGCTATTCTGACCCTGAAAGCAT AAATGCTTTCAAACATGAGTTGACCTTATTGGAGAAGGTTCGGCATCCTAATGTGGTTCAGTTTGTTGGAGCTGTCACCCAAAATGTACCCATGATGATCGTTTCCGAATATCATCCCAGA GGTGACCTTAGTTCTTATCTCCAAAAGAAAGGACGTTTGTCGCCATCGAAAGCTCTAAGATTTGCTCTTGATATTGCCAG GGGCATAAACTATCTTCATGAATGTAAGCCAGACCCAATCATCCACTGCGATTTAAGGCCAAA AAATATTTTGCTGGATAGTGGGGGCCAGTTGAAGGTTGCAGGATTTGGGTTGATCAGATTATCCAAAATATCGCCTAATAAAGCAAGATTAGCACGGCCCGTTACCATTGATCAAACAA ACTTATATATTGCACCAGAAATTTTTAAAGATGAACTATTCGATAGAGGTGTGGATGCGTACTCTTTTGGCCTTATTCTATACGAG ATGATGGAGGGTATCCAACCATTTCATCCCAAGGTTCCCGAGGAGGCTGTTAAGCTAATGTGTGTTGATGTCAAAAGACCTTCATTCAAGATAAAATCCAAATATTACCCTCCGGATCTAAAAGA ATTAATCGAGGAGTGTTGGTGTCCAGATTTGAGTATAAGGCCATGTTTTTCTGAGATCATCGTACGACTTGATAAAATTGTTGGGAATTGCTCTAAAAATGGACGGTGGAAAGACGCTTTTAAGCTCCCATG GTTATAA
- the LOC122581804 gene encoding mitochondrial proton/calcium exchanger protein-like — protein sequence MASRALLRRRRLFTDYIHTPGRSIQSLSHGFSTACSDSRDSTPSLDNTFKDSGRTKSVDASHATIKRHEDVKTLSALGLFRMQKCYGITGHGTMGRMLPMRVNTISQSLNFATVATAPKPQLGGDEEDKEQVAKKRKEASPEECDQAVEGLTSAKAKAKAKQVESQKTGIVKSILKKTWAMLLGIGPALKMVASMSRKDWANKLVHWKNEFVDTLKHYWLGIKLLGVDVKISSRLLLKLAGGKSLSRRERQQLTRTTADIFRLVPVAVFIIVPFMEFLLPVFLKLFPNMLPSTFQDKMKEQEALKRKLNARIEYAKFLQDTVKEMAKEVQNTRSGEIKKTAEDLDDFLSKVRTGGLVANDEILGFAKLFNDELTLDNISRPRLVNMCKYMGIQPYGTDTYLRYMLRKRLQWIKNDDKMIQAEGGVDALSEEELREDCRERGMLGLRSVEEMRQQLRDWLDLSLNHSVPSSLLILSRAFTVSGKLKPEEVVRATLSSLPDEVVDTVGVTALSSEDSVSERRRKLEFLEMQEELIKEEEEDKEEEAKMKQSTGSNDVALEEMVSATASEVQEQARARALDKQEQLCKVSEALAVLASASSVSREREEFLRLVNKEINLYHSMVDKEGTDGAQDIRKAYRAAHEEPADEHVADEVSSALINRVDAMLQKLEKEIDDVDAKIGDRWRVLDRDYDGKVTPEEVASAAIYLKDTLGKEGVQELISNLSKDKEGKILVEDIVKLGSRVEDADSI from the exons ATGGCTTCTAGAGCTTTATTGAGAAGGAGGCGGCTTTTCACTGATTACATACATACTCCTGGTCGTTCGATCCAAAGTCTGAGTCATGGGTTCTCCACTGCGTGCTCAGATTCCCGTGATTCGACCCCTAGTCTTGATAACACTTTTAAAGACTCGGGGAGAACGAAATCTGTTGATGCCAGTCATGCAACCATTAAAAGGCATGAGGATGTTAAAACCTTATCTGCACTGGGGTTATTTAGAATGCAAAAGTGTTATGGAATTACAGGACATGGAACAATGGGACGTATGTTGCCAATGAGGGTTAATACGATATCGCAATCTTTAAATTTTGCTACAGTAGCGACGGCACCTAAACCACAGTTAGGTGGCGATGAGGAGGATAAAGAACAAGTTGCTAAAAAGAGGAAGGAAGCTTCTCCAGAGGAGTGTGATCAAGCTGTTGAAGGCTTGACCAGTGCAAAGGCCAAAGCCAAAGCAAAACAGGTTGAATCTCAGAAGACTGGAATTGttaaatctattttgaaaaaaacttggGCAATGCTATTGGGAATTGGTCCAGCTCTAAAAATGGTGGCTTCTATGAGCAG GAAAGATTGGGCTAACAAACTTGTTCATTGGAAAAATGAGTTCGTTGATACCTTGAAGCATTATTGGCTGGGTATCAAGCTCCTTGGTGTTGACGTGAAGATCAGTTCCAGGTTGCTTCTTAAGCTTGCTGGTGGGAAGAGTCTCTCAAGGAGAGAGAGACAACAACTGACACGAACCACTGCAGATATCTTTCGGCTAGTTCCTGTTGCTGTTTTCATTATAGTCCCCTTCATGGAATTTTTGCTGCCTGTATTCTTGAAACTATTCCCCAATATGTTACCTTCTACCTTTCAGGACAAGATGAAAGAGCAG GAAGCATTGAAAAGGAAGCTAAATGCAAGAATAGAGTATGCGAAGTTTCTTCAGGATACAGTTAAAGAGATGGCCAAAGAGGTCCAAAATACTAGGAGTGGAGAAATAAAGAAAACAGCAGAAGATCTTGATGACTTCTTGAGCAAG GTCAGAACAGGTGGTTTAGTTGCTAATGATGAAATTTTGGGATTTGCTAAGTTGTTCAATGACGAACTTACCCTCGATAATATCAGCAG GCCTCGGTTGGTGAACATGTGCAAGTATATGGGAATCCAACCTTATGGAACTGACACATACTTGAGATACATGCTGCGCAAAAGATTGCAATG GATTAAGAATGATGATAAAATGATTCAAGCAGAGGGTGGCGTGGATGCCCTTTCTGAAGAAGAACTTCGTGAAGATTGCAGAGAGCGAGGCATGCTTGGATTACGCTCAGTGGAGGAAATGCGTCAGCAG CTCCGTGATTGGTTGGATTTGTCTCTTAATCACTCTGTCCCATCTTCACTCTTAATTCTGTCCAG AGCATTCACCGTGTCTGGAAAGTTAAAGCCCGAGGAAGTTGTAAGGGCCACATTGTCTTCGTTGCCAGACGAAGTTGTCGACACTGTTGGTGTTACCGCCTTGTCATCCGAGGATTCTGTATCTGAGAGGAGGCGAAAGTTGGAGTTCCTTGAAATGCAAGAGGAACTCATCAAG GAGGAAGAAGAGGACAAGGAAGAGGAAGCTAAAATGAAGCAGTCCACTGGTAGCAATGATGTTGCATTAGAAGAGATGGTTAGTGCGACAGCTTCAGAAGTGCAAGAACAAGCTAGAGCAAGAGCACTAGATAAGCAAGAGCAGCTTTGTAAAGTCAGTGAAGCTTTGGCTGTTCTAGCTTCTGCCTCT TCTGTGAGTAGGGAGCGTGAAGAGTTTTTGAGGCTTGTCAACAAGGAG ATAAATTTGTATCATAGCATGGTGGACAAAGAAGGTACTGATGGTGCACAAGATATCAGGAAGGCATATAGAGCTGCCCATGAAGAACCTGCTGATGAACATGTAGCTGATGAGGTCTCTTCAGCACTTATAAATAGG GTCGATGCTATGCTACAAAAACTTGAGAAAGAAATCGATGATGTAGATGCAAAGATTGGCGATCGTTGGCGAGTACTTGATAG AGATTATGATGGAAAAGTTACTCCTGAGGAAGTTGCATCCGCAGCCATTTACTTGAAAGATACCTTGGGCAAGGAAGGTGTACAAGAGCTTATCAGCAACCTTTCAAAAGACAAGG AGGGGAAGATTCTTGTGGAAGACATAGTGAAGTTGGGGAGTCGAGTAGAAGATGCCGATTCAATTTAA
- the LOC122584041 gene encoding formin-like protein 15, whose translation MTPIIFILLLLLFIPHTTCHQPFFPVTDSPPPPITTTQPPSPSPSPQPQPQPKHPFSSLPPPFTTIHHHHFFPFFTSPPSPTTTPSTSLPTFPANLSSITIPPPSTKSHTSKKLFFLSLSLSLLSIIFITTIIVTLLYNRTHHHKPPPPPPPSSSDGHRLFPANHPVSDKPPPSLSPNYSTTHSSEYLYLGTLISPLHDYDQHNKTSNNNNNNVISGASTSSSLGFDTMGSPELHPLPPLPRHHHQHHDILHKDFHKTVVLPTRPPPPPPPMQAAPGLFDSRTKEEIIMPKLKPLHWDKLRASSEKATAWDQLKCSSFQLNEEMIETLFMANSSKVEPNYSTMASNMNQNNRVLDPHKSRNIAILLRAFNLTVDEVCECILQGYVDNLGSELLGSLLKMAPTMEEEVQLKELKDSSLAGLDHSEKFLKAVIDIPFAFKRVDAMLYISNFDTEIEFLKESLETIQSACQQLRSNRMLIKLLKAVLMAGNRMNIGTNRGDAHAFKLDTLLKLIDIKGTDGKTTLLHFVVQEITRAEGRLSEVNQQSELYDEVESKKRGLEMVSGLGGELSSVKKAASMDFSLLSKEVERLAMGLSKIRQVVALSEQFGSNKRFLDSMNMFLKKAEDDIVKIKGQERVSISMVKETTEYFHGNLTIEEGQPLWIFMVVRDFLLVLDRVCKEVGKMNERTTIGNQSQSLPSFFPSFNGRQGIGSFDGEDESTMG comes from the exons ATGACTCCAATCATTTTCATCCTACTACTATTACTATTCATCCCCCATACCACTTGCCACCAACCCTTTTTTCCGGTCACCGACTCTCCACCACCACCCATAACCACCACACAACCACcctcaccctcaccatctccaCAACCTCAACCCCAACCAAAACACCCTTTTTCTTCCTTACCACCACCATTCACCACCATTCACCACCACCATTTCTTCCCATTTTTCACCTCACCACCCTCTCCCACCACCACCCCATCAACCTCCCTCCCAACTTTTCCGGCCAACCTCTCCTCCATCACCATCCCACCACCTTCCACTAAATCACACACTTCCAAAAAACTCTTTTTCTTGTCACTCTCTCTTTCACTTCTTTCCATTATATTCATTACCACCATCATTGTCACCTTGTTATACAACCGTACACACCATcacaaaccaccaccaccaccaccaccttcttcCTCCGACGGCCACCGTCTTTTTCCGGCCAACCACCCTGTTTCCGACAAACCACCACCATCTTTGTCACCCAACTACTCAACTACTCATAGCTCTGAGTATCTTTATCTTGGTACTCTTATTAGTCCTTTACATGATTATGACCAACATAATAAAAcatccaataataataataataatgtgatcAGTGGTGCATCCACTAGTAGTAGTCTTGGTTTTGACACAATGGGTTCACCGGAGCTCCACCCTCTTCCGCCGTTACCccgccatcatcatcaacaccACGACATTCTTCACAAAGATTT cCACAAGACAGTGGTTCTGCCTACTCGACCGCCACCCCCCCCACCACCAATGCAGGCGGCACCTGGATTGTTTGATTCACGAACAAAAGAAGAGATCATAATGCCGAAATTAAAACCTTTACATTGGGATAAACTAAGAGCAAGTTCAGAGAAAGCAACGGCATGGGATCAGTTGAAATGTAGCTCTTTTCA GTTGAATGAAGAAATGATAGAGACGTTGTTCATGGCAAATTCATCAAAAGTGGAACCCAATTATAGCACCATGGCTTCAAATATGAACCAAAATAATCGGGTCCTTGACCCACATAAGTCCAGGAACATAGCCATACTTTTAAGGGCATTTAACTTGACCGTTGATGAAGTCTGTGAATGTATTCTTCAAG GTTATGTCGATAACTTAGGTTCAGAGCTATTGGGGAGCTTGTTAAAGATGGCTCCAACCATGGAGGAAGAAGTTCAACTAAAGGAGTTGAAAGATTCATCACTGGCCGGGCTTGATCATTCTGAGAAGTTTCTCAAAGCTGTTATTGATATACCTTTTGCTTTCAAGAGGGTGGATGCTATGCTTTACATATCAAATTTTGATACTGAGATTGAGTTCCTTAAGGAGTCTCTTGAAACGATCCAG TCGGCTTGTCAACAACTTAGGAGCAACAGGATGTTGATTAAACTGCTGAAAGCTGTGCTCATGGCGGGAAACCGAATGAATATCGGAACTAACCGTGGGGATGCTCATGCCTTTAAGCTTGATACGCTCCTCAAGCTTATAGACATCAAGGGCACTGATGGAAAAACGACACTGTTACATTTTGTTGTACAAGAAATCACGAGAGCAGAAGGACGTCTTTCAGAGGTAAATCAACAATCTGAACTCTATGATGAGGTCGAGTCCAAGAAACGTGGTCTTGAAATGGTTTCAGGTCTTGGTGGGGAACTCTCGAGTGTTAAGAAAGCTGCAAGTATGGACTTTAGTTTACTTTCAAAAGAAGTAGAAAGGTTAGCCATGGGTTTAAGCAAGATTCGACAAGTGGTGGCTTTAAGTGAACAATTTGGATCAAATAAGAGATTCTTGGACTCCATGAATATGTTCTTAAAGAAAGCGGAAGATGATATTGTAAAGATTAAAGGTCAAGAACGAGTGTCGATTTCTATGGTTAAAGAAACTACAGAGTACTTCCATGGAAATTTGACCATTGAAGAAGGCCAACCATTGTGGATATTCATGGTGGTTCGAGACTTCCTGTTGGTTCTTGATCGGGTCTGCAAGGAAGTCGGAAAGATGAATGAAAGAACAACAATCGGAAATCAAAGTCAAAGTCTGCCGTCTTTTTTTCCAAGTTTTAACGGACGGCAGGGGATTGGTTCGTTTGATGGTGAAGACGAATCCACAATGGGCTAG
- the LOC122581736 gene encoding integrin-linked protein kinase 1-like isoform X1, with the protein MDRAAQLKRGISRQFSTGSMKLSAKFSFKRQNSLDPRSNNVRFSLGRQSSLDPIRRNPNTKDELSLPGNLDSTMQLLFVACKGDVQGVKDLLDEGVDVNSIDLDGRTALHIAACEGHVDVVQFLLSRKANIDARDRWGSTACADAKYYGNVETYNILKARGAKVPKTRKTPMSVANPREVPEYELNPLELQIRKSDGISKARLLSSLGTYQVAKWNGTKVSVKILDKDSYSDPESINAFKHELTLLEKVRHPNVVQFVGAVTQNVPMMIVSEYHPRGDLSSYLQKKGRLSPSKALRFALDIARGINYLHECKPDPIIHCDLRPKNILLDSGGQLKVAGFGLIRLSKISPNKARLARPVTIDQTNLYIAPEIFKDELFDRGVDAYSFGLILYEMMEGIQPFHPKVPEEAVKLMCVDVKRPSFKIKSKYYPPDLKELIEECWCPDLSIRPCFSEIIVRLDKIVGNCSKNGRWKDAFKLPWL; encoded by the exons atggacaGGGCAGCACAATTGAAACGTGGAATATCGAGACAATTCTCAACAGGATCAATGAAACTAAGCGCGAAATTTAGTTTCAAACGACAAAACTCATTGGATCCACGTAGTAATAACGTACGGTTTAGTTTAGGGAGGCAGTCGTCGTTAGACCCGATAAGAAGGAACCCGAATACGAAAGACGAGTTGAGCTTGCCAGGAAACCTTGATTCCACAATGCAATTGTTGTTTGTGGCGTGTAAGGGAGATGTTCAAGGGGTTAAAGATTTGCTTGATGAAGGTGTGGATGTGAATAGTATTGATCTTGACGGCCGTACGGCTTTGCATATTGCTGCTTGTGAAGGACATGTTGATGTTGTTCAGTTTTTGTTGAGTAGAAAGGCTAACATTGATGCCCGTGATCGTTGGGGCAGCAcg GCATGTGCAGATGCCAAGTACTATGGTAATGTagaaacatataatatattgaaGGCTCGTGGGGCCAAAGTTCCG AAAACCAGAAAGACGCCGATGTCTGTTGCAAATCCTCGAGAGGTTCCTGAGTACGAGCTCAATCCTCTTGAGCTTCAGATCCGCAAAAGTGATGGGATCTCAAAGGCAAGACTACTTTCAAGCTTG GGAACTTATCAGGTTGCAAAATGGAACGGCACAAAAGTATCTGTAAAAATACTAGACAAAGATAGCTATTCTGACCCTGAAAGCAT AAATGCTTTCAAACATGAGTTGACCTTATTGGAGAAGGTTCGGCATCCTAATGTGGTTCAGTTTGTTGGAGCTGTCACCCAAAATGTACCCATGATGATCGTTTCCGAATATCATCCCAGA GGTGACCTTAGTTCTTATCTCCAAAAGAAAGGACGTTTGTCGCCATCGAAAGCTCTAAGATTTGCTCTTGATATTGCCAG GGGCATAAACTATCTTCATGAATGTAAGCCAGACCCAATCATCCACTGCGATTTAAGGCCAAA AAATATTTTGCTGGATAGTGGGGGCCAGTTGAAGGTTGCAGGATTTGGGTTGATCAGATTATCCAAAATATCGCCTAATAAAGCAAGATTAGCACGGCCCGTTACCATTGATCAAACAA ACTTATATATTGCACCAGAAATTTTTAAAGATGAACTATTCGATAGAGGTGTGGATGCGTACTCTTTTGGCCTTATTCTATACGAG ATGATGGAGGGTATCCAACCATTTCATCCCAAGGTTCCCGAGGAGGCTGTTAAGCTAATGTGTGTTGATGTCAAAAGACCTTCATTCAAGATAAAATCCAAATATTACCCTCCGGATCTAAAAGA ATTAATCGAGGAGTGTTGGTGTCCAGATTTGAGTATAAGGCCATGTTTTTCTGAGATCATCGTACGACTTGATAAAATTGTTGGGAATTGCTCTAAAAATGGACGGTGGAAAGACGCTTTTAAGCTCCCATG GTTATAA
- the LOC122581736 gene encoding integrin-linked protein kinase 1-like isoform X4, whose protein sequence is MDRAAQLKRGISRQFSTGSMKLSAKFSFKRQNSLDPRSNNVRFSLGRQSSLDPIRRNPNTKDELSLPGNLDSTMQLLFVACKGDVQGVKDLLDEGVDVNSIDLDGRTALHIAACEGHVDVVQFLLSRKANIDARDRWGSTACADAKYYGNVETYNILKARGAKVPKTRKTPMSVANPREVPEYELNPLELQIRKSDGISKGTYQVAKWNGTKVSVKILDKDSYSDPESINAFKHELTLLEKVRHPNVVQFVGAVTQNVPMMIVSEYHPRGDLSSYLQKKGRLSPSKALRFALDIARGINYLHECKPDPIIHCDLRPKNILLDSGGQLKVAGFGLIRLSKISPNKARLARPVTIDQTNLYIAPEIFKDELFDRGVDAYSFGLILYEMMEGIQPFHPKVPEEAVKLMCVDVKRPSFKIKSKYYPPDLKELIEECWCPDLSIRPCFSEIIVRLDKIVGNCSKNGRWKDAFKLPW, encoded by the exons atggacaGGGCAGCACAATTGAAACGTGGAATATCGAGACAATTCTCAACAGGATCAATGAAACTAAGCGCGAAATTTAGTTTCAAACGACAAAACTCATTGGATCCACGTAGTAATAACGTACGGTTTAGTTTAGGGAGGCAGTCGTCGTTAGACCCGATAAGAAGGAACCCGAATACGAAAGACGAGTTGAGCTTGCCAGGAAACCTTGATTCCACAATGCAATTGTTGTTTGTGGCGTGTAAGGGAGATGTTCAAGGGGTTAAAGATTTGCTTGATGAAGGTGTGGATGTGAATAGTATTGATCTTGACGGCCGTACGGCTTTGCATATTGCTGCTTGTGAAGGACATGTTGATGTTGTTCAGTTTTTGTTGAGTAGAAAGGCTAACATTGATGCCCGTGATCGTTGGGGCAGCAcg GCATGTGCAGATGCCAAGTACTATGGTAATGTagaaacatataatatattgaaGGCTCGTGGGGCCAAAGTTCCG AAAACCAGAAAGACGCCGATGTCTGTTGCAAATCCTCGAGAGGTTCCTGAGTACGAGCTCAATCCTCTTGAGCTTCAGATCCGCAAAAGTGATGGGATCTCAAAG GGAACTTATCAGGTTGCAAAATGGAACGGCACAAAAGTATCTGTAAAAATACTAGACAAAGATAGCTATTCTGACCCTGAAAGCAT AAATGCTTTCAAACATGAGTTGACCTTATTGGAGAAGGTTCGGCATCCTAATGTGGTTCAGTTTGTTGGAGCTGTCACCCAAAATGTACCCATGATGATCGTTTCCGAATATCATCCCAGA GGTGACCTTAGTTCTTATCTCCAAAAGAAAGGACGTTTGTCGCCATCGAAAGCTCTAAGATTTGCTCTTGATATTGCCAG GGGCATAAACTATCTTCATGAATGTAAGCCAGACCCAATCATCCACTGCGATTTAAGGCCAAA AAATATTTTGCTGGATAGTGGGGGCCAGTTGAAGGTTGCAGGATTTGGGTTGATCAGATTATCCAAAATATCGCCTAATAAAGCAAGATTAGCACGGCCCGTTACCATTGATCAAACAA ACTTATATATTGCACCAGAAATTTTTAAAGATGAACTATTCGATAGAGGTGTGGATGCGTACTCTTTTGGCCTTATTCTATACGAG ATGATGGAGGGTATCCAACCATTTCATCCCAAGGTTCCCGAGGAGGCTGTTAAGCTAATGTGTGTTGATGTCAAAAGACCTTCATTCAAGATAAAATCCAAATATTACCCTCCGGATCTAAAAGA ATTAATCGAGGAGTGTTGGTGTCCAGATTTGAGTATAAGGCCATGTTTTTCTGAGATCATCGTACGACTTGATAAAATTGTTGGGAATTGCTCTAAAAATGGACGGTGGAAAGACGCTTTTAAGCTCCCATGGTAG
- the LOC122581736 gene encoding integrin-linked protein kinase 1-like isoform X2, with protein MDRAAQLKRGISRQFSTGSMKLSAKFSFKRQNSLDPRSNNVRFSLGRQSSLDPIRRNPNTKDELSLPGNLDSTMQLLFVACKGDVQGVKDLLDEGVDVNSIDLDGRTALHIAACEGHVDVVQFLLSRKANIDARDRWGSTACADAKYYGNVETYNILKARGAKVPKTRKTPMSVANPREVPEYELNPLELQIRKSDGISKARLLSSLGTYQVAKWNGTKVSVKILDKDSYSDPESINAFKHELTLLEKVRHPNVVQFVGAVTQNVPMMIVSEYHPRGDLSSYLQKKGRLSPSKALRFALDIARGINYLHECKPDPIIHCDLRPKNILLDSGGQLKVAGFGLIRLSKISPNKARLARPVTIDQTNLYIAPEIFKDELFDRGVDAYSFGLILYEMMEGIQPFHPKVPEEAVKLMCVDVKRPSFKIKSKYYPPDLKELIEECWCPDLSIRPCFSEIIVRLDKIVGNCSKNGRWKDAFKLPW; from the exons atggacaGGGCAGCACAATTGAAACGTGGAATATCGAGACAATTCTCAACAGGATCAATGAAACTAAGCGCGAAATTTAGTTTCAAACGACAAAACTCATTGGATCCACGTAGTAATAACGTACGGTTTAGTTTAGGGAGGCAGTCGTCGTTAGACCCGATAAGAAGGAACCCGAATACGAAAGACGAGTTGAGCTTGCCAGGAAACCTTGATTCCACAATGCAATTGTTGTTTGTGGCGTGTAAGGGAGATGTTCAAGGGGTTAAAGATTTGCTTGATGAAGGTGTGGATGTGAATAGTATTGATCTTGACGGCCGTACGGCTTTGCATATTGCTGCTTGTGAAGGACATGTTGATGTTGTTCAGTTTTTGTTGAGTAGAAAGGCTAACATTGATGCCCGTGATCGTTGGGGCAGCAcg GCATGTGCAGATGCCAAGTACTATGGTAATGTagaaacatataatatattgaaGGCTCGTGGGGCCAAAGTTCCG AAAACCAGAAAGACGCCGATGTCTGTTGCAAATCCTCGAGAGGTTCCTGAGTACGAGCTCAATCCTCTTGAGCTTCAGATCCGCAAAAGTGATGGGATCTCAAAGGCAAGACTACTTTCAAGCTTG GGAACTTATCAGGTTGCAAAATGGAACGGCACAAAAGTATCTGTAAAAATACTAGACAAAGATAGCTATTCTGACCCTGAAAGCAT AAATGCTTTCAAACATGAGTTGACCTTATTGGAGAAGGTTCGGCATCCTAATGTGGTTCAGTTTGTTGGAGCTGTCACCCAAAATGTACCCATGATGATCGTTTCCGAATATCATCCCAGA GGTGACCTTAGTTCTTATCTCCAAAAGAAAGGACGTTTGTCGCCATCGAAAGCTCTAAGATTTGCTCTTGATATTGCCAG GGGCATAAACTATCTTCATGAATGTAAGCCAGACCCAATCATCCACTGCGATTTAAGGCCAAA AAATATTTTGCTGGATAGTGGGGGCCAGTTGAAGGTTGCAGGATTTGGGTTGATCAGATTATCCAAAATATCGCCTAATAAAGCAAGATTAGCACGGCCCGTTACCATTGATCAAACAA ACTTATATATTGCACCAGAAATTTTTAAAGATGAACTATTCGATAGAGGTGTGGATGCGTACTCTTTTGGCCTTATTCTATACGAG ATGATGGAGGGTATCCAACCATTTCATCCCAAGGTTCCCGAGGAGGCTGTTAAGCTAATGTGTGTTGATGTCAAAAGACCTTCATTCAAGATAAAATCCAAATATTACCCTCCGGATCTAAAAGA ATTAATCGAGGAGTGTTGGTGTCCAGATTTGAGTATAAGGCCATGTTTTTCTGAGATCATCGTACGACTTGATAAAATTGTTGGGAATTGCTCTAAAAATGGACGGTGGAAAGACGCTTTTAAGCTCCCATGGTAG